In a single window of the Clarias gariepinus isolate MV-2021 ecotype Netherlands chromosome 16, CGAR_prim_01v2, whole genome shotgun sequence genome:
- the fbxl16 gene encoding F-box/LRR-repeat protein 16, which yields MSTPSELKSPCVTRNGMVKLPPQPNGLGSASITKGTPAAKNRLCQASSVPPSLPYHLEPLPMATDARQYVKLERQLALDEKVLNRLLWYFTTAEKCALAQVCKTWRKVLYQPKFWEGVTPVLHAKELYNALPNGEKEFVSLQAFALRGFHSFCLVGVSDLDICEFIDNYPLSKKGVKSLSLKRSTITDAGLEVMLEQMQGLLHLELSGCNDFTEAGLWSSLNARLTSLSVSDCINVADDAVAAISQLLPNLCELSLQAYHVTDTAMAYFTAKQGCTTRTLRLHSCWEITNHGVVNMVHSLPNLTALSLSGCSKITDDGVELVAENLRKLRSLDLSWCPRITDAALEYIACDLHKLEELVLDRCVRVTDTGLGYLSTMSSLRSLYLRWCCQVQDFGLQHLFGMRSLRLLSLAGCPLLTTTGLSGLIQLQDLEELELTNCPGATAELFKYYSQHLPRCMVIE from the exons ATGTCCACTCCGAGTGAACTCAAGTCTCCGTGTGTGACGCGGAACGGCATGGTCAAGCTTCCTCCCCAGCCCAACGGCCTCGGCTCGGCCAGCATCACCAAGGGCACGCCGGCCGCCAAGAACCGTCTGTGCCAGGCATCCTCGGTGCCCCCCAGTCTGCCGTACCACTTAGAGCCACTTCCCATGGCCACCGACGCCAGGCAGTACGTTAAACTGGAGAGGCAGCTGGCCCTCGACGAGAAGGTGTTAAACCGGCTGCTATGGTACTTCACCACGGCCGAGAAGTGCGCTCTGGCCCAGGTGTGTAAAACATGGCGTAAAGTCCTCTACCAGCCCAAGTTCTGGGAGGGTGTGACCCCGGTCCTGCATGCCAAGGAGCTCTATAATGCTCTGCCCAATGGTGAGAAGGAGTTTGTGAGCCTGCAGGCGTTCGCGCTACGTGGCTTCCACTCCTTCTGCCTGGTTGGCGTCTCCGACCTGGACATCTGCGAGTTCATCGACAACTACCCGCTGTCCAAGAAGGGAGTCAAGTCACTCAGCCTGAAGCGCTCCACCATCACGGACGCAGGGCTCGAG GTGATGCTGGAGCAGATGCAGGGCCTGCTACACCTGGAGCTTTCAGGCTGCAACGACTTCACCGAGGCGGGCCTGTGGTCGAGTCTGAACGCTCGGCTCACGTCGCTGAGCGTCAGCGACTGCATCAACGTGGCCGACGACGCTGTGGCGGCCATCTCGCAGCTCCTGCCCAATCTGTGCGAGCTCAGCCTGCAGGCGTACCACGTGACGGACACGGCCATGGCCTACTTCACGGCCAAGCAGGGCTGCACTACGCGTACGCTGCGCCTGCACTCCTGCTGGGAGATCACCAACCACGGCGTCGTGAACATGGTGCACAGCTTGCCCAACCTGACCGCACTCAGCCTCTCGGGCTGCTCGAAGATCACGGACGACGGCGTCGAGCTCGTGGCCGAGAACTTGCGCAAGCTGCGTAGCCTCGATCTGTCCTGGTGCCCGCGCATTACAGACGCTGCACTCGAGTACATCGCTTGCGATCTGCACAAGCTTGAGGAGCTCGTTCTCGACCG atGCGTGAGGGTGACAGACACGGGCCTCGGGTACCTCTCCACCATGTCCTCACTTCGCAGTCTTTATTTACGCTGGTGTTGTCAG gtgcagGACTTTGGCTTGCAGCACTTGTTTGGTATGAGGAGTCTCCGGCTTCTCTCTCTAGCAG GCTGCCCCCTGCTGACCACCACTGGCCTCTCAGGCTTGATCCAGTTGCAGGATCTGGAGGAACTGGAACTGACCAACTGCCCCGGTGCCACGGCCGAGCTCTTTAAGTACTACTCCCAGCACCTGCCGCGCTGCATGGTCATCGAGTAG
- the septin12 gene encoding neuronal-specific septin-3 isoform X4: MEEETGVELQVEEEHEVKKESPCVVGPNTQGVIRGSDLFGYVGIEAVLDQMKRKTMKSAFEFNIMVVGQSGLGKSTLVNTLFKSKVSRKSCTPNYEEKIAKTVHLQSISHIIEERGVKMRLTVIDTPGFGDQINNENCWEPIITYINEQYEKYLKEELHVNRKRRIPDTRVHCCVYFLPATGHRLRPIDVEFMKRLGKIVSIVPVIAKADTLTMDERLEFKQRIRQDLLSHGIRVYPQKEYDEDAEDRILNDKIRENIPFAVVGTDKEHQVNGNKVLGRKTKWGIIEVENVEHCEFANLRDLLIRSHLQDLKDVTHYIHYETYRVRRLNESNASGLGFSVHTLENGTAEKNDAESQL; the protein is encoded by the exons ATGGAGGAGGAGACGGGGGTAGAGCTCCAGGTGGAGGAGGAACATGAGGTTAAGAAGGAGAGCCCTTGCGTCGTTGGGCCCAACACGCAGGGCGTCATCAGAGGCAGTGACCTCTTCGGCTACGTAGGCATCGAGGCCGTACTCGATCAGATGAAACGCAAGACCATGAAGTCTGCCTTTGAGTTCAACATCATGGTGGTCG GTCAAAGCGGCCTGGGAAAATCGACACTGGTGAACACGCTGTTTAAATCCAAGGTCAGCCGTAAGTCGTGCACTCCCAATTACGAGGAGAAGATCGCCAAGACCGTCCACCTGCAATCAATCAGCCACA TCATCGAAGAACGGGGAGTGAAAATGAGGCTCACGGTTATCGACACGCCCGGATTCGGAGACCAGATCAACAACGAGAACTG CTGGGAGCCCATCATTACGTACATCAATGAGCAGTACGAGAAATACCTGAAGGAAGAGCTACACGTCAACAGGAAGCGAAGGATCCCAGACACTCGCGTCCATTGCTGCGTCTACTTCCTGCCAGCCACAGGCCACCG GTTGCGCCCAATCGATGTGGAGTTCATGAAGAGGTTGGGGAAGATCGTCAGCATCGTACCTGTGATCGCCAAAGCCGACACGCTAACCATGGACGAGAGGCTAGAGTTCAAGCAAAGG ATAAGACAGGATCTTCTGAGCCACGGTATTCGCGTGTACCCGCAGAAGGAATACGACGAGGACGCTGAGGATCGGATACTCAACGACAAGATCAGG GAAAACATCCCATTTGCGGTTGTAGGAACAGATAAAGAGCACCAGGTGAATGGCAACAAGGTCTTGGGTCGGAAAACCAAATGGGGAATCATTGAAG tCGAAAATGTCGAGCATTGTGAGTTTGCCAACTTGAGAGACCTTCTGATTAG GTCCCACCTTCAAGACCTGAAGGACGTCACTCACTACATCCACTACGAGACATACCGGGTGCGGCGGCTGAACGAGAGCAACGCCAGCGGGCTCGGATTCTCCGTTCACACTCTGGAGAACGGTACAGCAGAGAAGAACGACGCAGAGAGCcagctttaa
- the septin12 gene encoding neuronal-specific septin-3 isoform X3: MREETVQELDLELEQPVRMEEETGVELQVEEEHEVKKESPCVVGPNTQGVIRGSDLFGYVGIEAVLDQMKRKTMKSAFEFNIMVVGQSGLGKSTLVNTLFKSKVSRKSCTPNYEEKIAKTVHLQSISHIIEERGVKMRLTVIDTPGFGDQINNENCWEPIITYINEQYEKYLKEELHVNRKRRIPDTRVHCCVYFLPATGHRLRPIDVEFMKRLGKIVSIVPVIAKADTLTMDERLEFKQRIRQDLLSHGIRVYPQKEYDEDAEDRILNDKIRENIPFAVVGTDKEHQVNGNKVLGRKTKWGIIEVENVEHCEFANLRDLLIRSHLQDLKDVTHYIHYETYRVRRLNESNASGLGFSVHTLENGTAEKNDAESQL; the protein is encoded by the exons AGACGGTGCAGGAGCTGGACCTGGAGCTGGAACAGCCCGTCCGGATGGAGGAGGAGACGGGGGTAGAGCTCCAGGTGGAGGAGGAACATGAGGTTAAGAAGGAGAGCCCTTGCGTCGTTGGGCCCAACACGCAGGGCGTCATCAGAGGCAGTGACCTCTTCGGCTACGTAGGCATCGAGGCCGTACTCGATCAGATGAAACGCAAGACCATGAAGTCTGCCTTTGAGTTCAACATCATGGTGGTCG GTCAAAGCGGCCTGGGAAAATCGACACTGGTGAACACGCTGTTTAAATCCAAGGTCAGCCGTAAGTCGTGCACTCCCAATTACGAGGAGAAGATCGCCAAGACCGTCCACCTGCAATCAATCAGCCACA TCATCGAAGAACGGGGAGTGAAAATGAGGCTCACGGTTATCGACACGCCCGGATTCGGAGACCAGATCAACAACGAGAACTG CTGGGAGCCCATCATTACGTACATCAATGAGCAGTACGAGAAATACCTGAAGGAAGAGCTACACGTCAACAGGAAGCGAAGGATCCCAGACACTCGCGTCCATTGCTGCGTCTACTTCCTGCCAGCCACAGGCCACCG GTTGCGCCCAATCGATGTGGAGTTCATGAAGAGGTTGGGGAAGATCGTCAGCATCGTACCTGTGATCGCCAAAGCCGACACGCTAACCATGGACGAGAGGCTAGAGTTCAAGCAAAGG ATAAGACAGGATCTTCTGAGCCACGGTATTCGCGTGTACCCGCAGAAGGAATACGACGAGGACGCTGAGGATCGGATACTCAACGACAAGATCAGG GAAAACATCCCATTTGCGGTTGTAGGAACAGATAAAGAGCACCAGGTGAATGGCAACAAGGTCTTGGGTCGGAAAACCAAATGGGGAATCATTGAAG tCGAAAATGTCGAGCATTGTGAGTTTGCCAACTTGAGAGACCTTCTGATTAG GTCCCACCTTCAAGACCTGAAGGACGTCACTCACTACATCCACTACGAGACATACCGGGTGCGGCGGCTGAACGAGAGCAACGCCAGCGGGCTCGGATTCTCCGTTCACACTCTGGAGAACGGTACAGCAGAGAAGAACGACGCAGAGAGCcagctttaa